The proteins below are encoded in one region of Alosa sapidissima isolate fAloSap1 chromosome 24, fAloSap1.pri, whole genome shotgun sequence:
- the LOC121699548 gene encoding sarcoplasmic/endoplasmic reticulum calcium ATPase 1-like isoform X1: MLFSGTNIAAGKAIGVAIATGVSTEIGKIRDQMAATEQEKTPLQAKLDEFGEQLSKVISLICVAVWMINIGHFNDPVHGGSWIRGAVYYFKIAVALAVAAIPEGLPAVITTCLALGTRRMAKKNAIVRSLPSVETLGCTSVICSDKTGTLTTNQMCVTKMFIIEKVEGDRVALGQFDISGSKYTPEGEVSRGGSLVKCGQFDGLVELATICALCNDSSLDYNESKGIYEKVGEATETALCCLVEKMNVFNTEVRGLSKVERANACCSVVKQLMRKEFTLEFSRDRKSMSVYCAPAKASKAPVGNKMFIKGAPEGVIDRCAYVRVGTTRVPLTGPVKDKLLAVIKEWGTGRDTLRCLALATRDTPLRKEEMNLEDSTKFADYEVDLTFVGCVGMLDPPRKEVSSSIELCRKAGIRVIMITGDNKGTAVAICRRIGIFSEDEDVAGRAFTGREFDDLPLSLQREAVRKACCYARVEPSHKSKIVEFLQGFDEITAMTGDGVNDAPALKKAEIGIAMGSGTAVAKSASEMVLADDNFSSIVAAVEEGRAIYNNMKQFIRYLISSNVGEVVCIFLTAALGLPEALIPVQLLWVNLVTDGLPATALGFNPPDLDIMGKAPRSPKEPLISGWLFFRYMAIGGYVGAATVGAAAWWFIYCDEGPMLSFYQLSHFMQCTPDNEDFAGVECEVFESAPPMTMALSVLVTIEMCNALNSLSENQSLMRMPPWSNCWLLGAMTLSMSLHFMIIYVDPLPMIFKLTHLNVEQWLMVLKLSFPVILIDEFLKFVARNYLELKDDNLVSKKWD, translated from the exons ATGCTCTTctct gGCACCAACATCGCCGCCGGTAAGGCCATCGGTGTTGCCATAGCGACCGGCGTGTCCACGGAGATCGGTAAGATCCGCGACCAGATGGCGGCGACGGAACAGGAGAAAACGCCCCTGCAGGCCAAGCTGGACGAGTTCGGCGAGCAGCTGTCCAAGGTCATCTCGCTCATCTGCGTCGCCGTCTGGATGATCAACATCGGCCACTTCAACGACCCCGTACACGGAGGCTCATGGATCCGCGGCGCCGTCTACTACTTCAAGATCGCCGTCGCCCTGGCTGTGGCCGCCATCCctgagg gtcTGCCTGCGGTCATCACCACGTGCCTGGCGCTGGGCACTCGCCGCATGGCCAAGAAGAACGCCATCGTGCGGTCCCTCCCCTCCGTGGAGACCCTGGGCTGCACCTCCGTCATCTGCTCCGACAAGACCGGCACGCTGACCACCAACCAGATGTGTGTGACCAAG atgttcaTCATTGAGAAAGTTGAGGGCGACCGTGTGGCTCTGGGCCAGTTTGACATCTCAGGCTCCAAGTACACCCCCGAGGGAGAagt GTCGAGGGGCGGGTCTCTGGTGAAGTGTGGTCAGTTTGACGGACTGGTGGAGTTGGCCACCATCTGCGCCCTGTGCAACGACTCATCACTGGACTACAacgag tctaaGGGCATCTATGAGAAGGTGGGGGAGGCCACTGAGACTGCCCTCTGCTGCCTGGTGGAGAAGATGAACGTCTTCAACACGGAGGTGCGCGGCCTGTCCAAGGTGGAGAGAGCCAACGCCTGCTGCTCG GTGGTCAAGCAGCTGATGCGTAAGGAGTTCACTCTGGAGTTCTCTCGGGACAGGAAGTCCATGTCCGTCTACTGCGCCCCCGCCAAGGCCTCCAAAGCCCCCGTCGGAAACAAGATGTTCATCAAG GGTGCTCCAGAGGGCGTGATTGACaggtgtgcgtacgtgcgtgtggGCACTACGCGTGTTCCACTGACCGGCCCGGTGAAGGACAAGCTGCTGGCCGTCATCAAGGAGTGGGGGACTGGACGCGACACACTCCGCTGCCTCGCCCTGGCAACGCGCGACACGCCCCTCCGCAAGGAGGAGATGAACCTCGAGGACTCCACCAAGTTCGCCGACTAcgag GTGGACCTGACAtttgtggggtgtgtggggatGTTGGACCCTCCTCGTAAGGAGGTCAGCAGCTCCATTGAGCTCTGCAGGAAAGCTGGCATCCGCGTCATCATGATCACCg GTGATAATAAAGGTACGGCGGTGGCCATCTGCCGGCGGATCGGAATCTTCAGCGAGGACGAGGACGTTGCGGGCCGAGCGTTCACGGGCCGCGAGTTCGACGACCTGCCGCTGAGCCTGCAGAGAGAAGCGGTCAGGAAGGCCTGCTGCTACGCACGCGTGGAGCCCTCGCACAAGAGCAAGATCGTGGAGTTCCTCCAGGGCTTTGATGAGATCACCGCTATG aCGGGTGATGGTGTGAATGATGCCCCTGCGCTGAAGAAGGCGGAGATTGGCATCGCTATGGGCTCTGGCACGGCGGTTGCCAAGTCGGCATCTGAGATGGTCCTCGCCGACGACAACTTCTCCTCCATCGTGGCCGCCGTGGAAGAGGGCCGGGCCATCTACAACAACATGAAGCAGTTCATCCGCTACCTCATCTCCTCTAATGTAGGAGAGGTCGTctg tatctTCCTGACTGCTGCGCTGGGTCTACCCGAGGCTCTGATCCCTGTCCAGCTGCTTTGGGTCAACCTGGTCACTGATGGCCTCCCGGCAACCGCGCTGGGCTTCAACCCCCCCGATCTGGACATCATGGGCAAGGCCCCCCGCTCCCCCAAAGAGCCCCTCATCTCTGGCTGGCTCTTCTTCAGATACATGGCCatcggag gctATGTTGGAGCCGCTACTGTTGGTGCTGCTGCCTGGTGGTTTATATACTGTGATGAAGGACCCATGCTCTCCTTCTACCAGCTG tCTCACTTCATGCAGTGCACGCCCGATAACGAGGACTTTGCGGGGGTCGAGTGTGAGGTGTTCGAGTCAGCGCCACCCATGACCATGGCCCTGTCCGTCCTAGTGACCATCGAGATGTGCAACGCCCtcaacag cctgtcGGAGAACCAGTCCCTGATGAGGATGCCTCCCTGGAGTAACTGCTGGCTGCTAGGAGCCATGACACTCTCGATGTCTCTCCACTTCATGATCATCTATGTAGACCCACTACCt ATGATCTTCAAGCTGACCCATCTGAATGTTGAGCAGTGGCTGATGGTGTTGAAGCTCTCATTCCCCGTCATCCTCATTGATGAGTTCCTCAAGTTCGTCGCCCGCAACTACCTGGAGC TGAAAGACGACAACCTGGTGTCCAAGAAGTGGGACTAA
- the LOC121699548 gene encoding sarcoplasmic/endoplasmic reticulum calcium ATPase 1-like isoform X2 translates to MLFSGTNIAAGKAIGVAIATGVSTEIGKIRDQMAATEQEKTPLQAKLDEFGEQLSKVISLICVAVWMINIGHFNDPVHGGSWIRGAVYYFKIAVALAVAAIPEGLPAVITTCLALGTRRMAKKNAIVRSLPSVETLGCTSVICSDKTGTLTTNQMCVTKMFIIEKVEGDRVALGQFDISGSKYTPEGEVSRGGSLVKCGQFDGLVELATICALCNDSSLDYNESKGIYEKVGEATETALCCLVEKMNVFNTEVRGLSKVERANACCSVVKQLMRKEFTLEFSRDRKSMSVYCAPAKASKAPVGNKMFIKGAPEGVIDRCAYVRVGTTRVPLTGPVKDKLLAVIKEWGTGRDTLRCLALATRDTPLRKEEMNLEDSTKFADYEVDLTFVGCVGMLDPPRKEVSSSIELCRKAGIRVIMITGDNKGTAVAICRRIGIFSEDEDVAGRAFTGREFDDLPLSLQREAVRKACCYARVEPSHKSKIVEFLQGFDEITAMTGDGVNDAPALKKAEIGIAMGSGTAVAKSASEMVLADDNFSSIVAAVEEGRAIYNNMKQFIRYLISSNVGEVVCIFLTAALGLPEALIPVQLLWVNLVTDGLPATALGFNPPDLDIMGKAPRSPKEPLISGWLFFRYMAIGGYVGAATVGAAAWWFIYCDEGPMLSFYQLSHFMQCTPDNEDFAGVECEVFESAPPMTMALSVLVTIEMCNALNSLSENQSLMRMPPWSNCWLLGAMTLSMSLHFMIIYVDPLPMIFKLTHLNVEQWLMVLKLSFPVILIDEFLKFVARNYLEP, encoded by the exons ATGCTCTTctct gGCACCAACATCGCCGCCGGTAAGGCCATCGGTGTTGCCATAGCGACCGGCGTGTCCACGGAGATCGGTAAGATCCGCGACCAGATGGCGGCGACGGAACAGGAGAAAACGCCCCTGCAGGCCAAGCTGGACGAGTTCGGCGAGCAGCTGTCCAAGGTCATCTCGCTCATCTGCGTCGCCGTCTGGATGATCAACATCGGCCACTTCAACGACCCCGTACACGGAGGCTCATGGATCCGCGGCGCCGTCTACTACTTCAAGATCGCCGTCGCCCTGGCTGTGGCCGCCATCCctgagg gtcTGCCTGCGGTCATCACCACGTGCCTGGCGCTGGGCACTCGCCGCATGGCCAAGAAGAACGCCATCGTGCGGTCCCTCCCCTCCGTGGAGACCCTGGGCTGCACCTCCGTCATCTGCTCCGACAAGACCGGCACGCTGACCACCAACCAGATGTGTGTGACCAAG atgttcaTCATTGAGAAAGTTGAGGGCGACCGTGTGGCTCTGGGCCAGTTTGACATCTCAGGCTCCAAGTACACCCCCGAGGGAGAagt GTCGAGGGGCGGGTCTCTGGTGAAGTGTGGTCAGTTTGACGGACTGGTGGAGTTGGCCACCATCTGCGCCCTGTGCAACGACTCATCACTGGACTACAacgag tctaaGGGCATCTATGAGAAGGTGGGGGAGGCCACTGAGACTGCCCTCTGCTGCCTGGTGGAGAAGATGAACGTCTTCAACACGGAGGTGCGCGGCCTGTCCAAGGTGGAGAGAGCCAACGCCTGCTGCTCG GTGGTCAAGCAGCTGATGCGTAAGGAGTTCACTCTGGAGTTCTCTCGGGACAGGAAGTCCATGTCCGTCTACTGCGCCCCCGCCAAGGCCTCCAAAGCCCCCGTCGGAAACAAGATGTTCATCAAG GGTGCTCCAGAGGGCGTGATTGACaggtgtgcgtacgtgcgtgtggGCACTACGCGTGTTCCACTGACCGGCCCGGTGAAGGACAAGCTGCTGGCCGTCATCAAGGAGTGGGGGACTGGACGCGACACACTCCGCTGCCTCGCCCTGGCAACGCGCGACACGCCCCTCCGCAAGGAGGAGATGAACCTCGAGGACTCCACCAAGTTCGCCGACTAcgag GTGGACCTGACAtttgtggggtgtgtggggatGTTGGACCCTCCTCGTAAGGAGGTCAGCAGCTCCATTGAGCTCTGCAGGAAAGCTGGCATCCGCGTCATCATGATCACCg GTGATAATAAAGGTACGGCGGTGGCCATCTGCCGGCGGATCGGAATCTTCAGCGAGGACGAGGACGTTGCGGGCCGAGCGTTCACGGGCCGCGAGTTCGACGACCTGCCGCTGAGCCTGCAGAGAGAAGCGGTCAGGAAGGCCTGCTGCTACGCACGCGTGGAGCCCTCGCACAAGAGCAAGATCGTGGAGTTCCTCCAGGGCTTTGATGAGATCACCGCTATG aCGGGTGATGGTGTGAATGATGCCCCTGCGCTGAAGAAGGCGGAGATTGGCATCGCTATGGGCTCTGGCACGGCGGTTGCCAAGTCGGCATCTGAGATGGTCCTCGCCGACGACAACTTCTCCTCCATCGTGGCCGCCGTGGAAGAGGGCCGGGCCATCTACAACAACATGAAGCAGTTCATCCGCTACCTCATCTCCTCTAATGTAGGAGAGGTCGTctg tatctTCCTGACTGCTGCGCTGGGTCTACCCGAGGCTCTGATCCCTGTCCAGCTGCTTTGGGTCAACCTGGTCACTGATGGCCTCCCGGCAACCGCGCTGGGCTTCAACCCCCCCGATCTGGACATCATGGGCAAGGCCCCCCGCTCCCCCAAAGAGCCCCTCATCTCTGGCTGGCTCTTCTTCAGATACATGGCCatcggag gctATGTTGGAGCCGCTACTGTTGGTGCTGCTGCCTGGTGGTTTATATACTGTGATGAAGGACCCATGCTCTCCTTCTACCAGCTG tCTCACTTCATGCAGTGCACGCCCGATAACGAGGACTTTGCGGGGGTCGAGTGTGAGGTGTTCGAGTCAGCGCCACCCATGACCATGGCCCTGTCCGTCCTAGTGACCATCGAGATGTGCAACGCCCtcaacag cctgtcGGAGAACCAGTCCCTGATGAGGATGCCTCCCTGGAGTAACTGCTGGCTGCTAGGAGCCATGACACTCTCGATGTCTCTCCACTTCATGATCATCTATGTAGACCCACTACCt ATGATCTTCAAGCTGACCCATCTGAATGTTGAGCAGTGGCTGATGGTGTTGAAGCTCTCATTCCCCGTCATCCTCATTGATGAGTTCCTCAAGTTCGTCGCCCGCAACTACCTGGAGC cCTAG